A DNA window from Thermoflexus sp. contains the following coding sequences:
- a CDS encoding PTS glucose/sucrose transporter subunit IIB has translation MRDKALRYIEALGGRENIRELDGCITRLRATLVDPSKVDEAKLRAAGMIGRPIRMGNGIQIVVGTHAELIATEINKILRGD, from the coding sequence ATGCGGGACAAGGCGTTGCGTTATATTGAAGCGCTGGGGGGGCGCGAGAACATCCGGGAGCTCGATGGCTGCATCACCCGACTGCGGGCCACCCTTGTGGATCCCAGTAAAGTGGATGAGGCCAAGCTGCGAGCGGCCGGGATGATCGGGCGGCCAATTCGAATGGGGAATGGCATTCAGATCGTGGTGGGTACCCACGCGGAGCTGATCGCCACGGAGATCAACAAGATCCTCCGGGGGGATTAG
- a CDS encoding PTS glucose transporter subunit IIA — MVPILSPFTGRVVPLDEVPDPVFAERMLGEGVAVDPREGIAVAPIRGRLVVLHSANHAFAIEAENALKVLVHIGLDTVHLRGEGFERVAQEGDWVEAGQPIVRFDPGRIRAAGYCLLSPVVLPDLPEGYRIQPVMASEVVAGRDPLLYVMVENHVG, encoded by the coding sequence ATGGTGCCCATCCTATCTCCTTTCACCGGCCGTGTTGTGCCTCTGGACGAGGTTCCGGATCCCGTGTTTGCGGAGCGCATGCTGGGAGAGGGCGTCGCCGTCGATCCCAGGGAGGGGATTGCGGTGGCGCCCATCCGCGGCCGCCTCGTGGTGCTGCACTCGGCCAACCATGCGTTCGCCATCGAGGCGGAGAACGCCCTGAAGGTTCTGGTGCACATCGGCCTGGACACTGTTCACCTACGGGGGGAGGGTTTTGAGCGAGTGGCCCAGGAGGGGGATTGGGTAGAAGCAGGCCAGCCCATCGTGCGCTTTGATCCCGGGCGGATCCGGGCAGCCGGTTACTGCCTGCTCTCCCCGGTGGTCCTGCCGGATCTCCCAGAGGGCTATCGGATTCAACCTGTCATGGCTTCCGAAGTGGTCGCGGGGCGGGATCCTTTGCTTTACGTCATGGTGGAGAACCATGTCGGCTAA
- a CDS encoding glucose 1-dehydrogenase translates to MRLKDKVAIVTGGAMGIGKGIVTVFAREGAKVVIADVNTEAGQATERELRDHGFEVFFIRCDVSNEEDVKAMIQKTIERYGALHILVNNAGIGVYKSITEATREEFERCLAVNLIGPFLCSKYAIPHIKASGGGSIINIASVHAVQNVGGTAPYAASKGGLAALTRAAAIDVARDNIRVNAICPGWIDTPLVRGIFASSPDPEGMRRQVERRQLLGRLGTPEDVGYAALFLASDESSYITGSLLFVDAGMTAQLETW, encoded by the coding sequence ATGCGGCTGAAAGATAAGGTGGCCATTGTAACAGGCGGAGCGATGGGGATCGGCAAGGGGATCGTGACGGTCTTCGCCCGGGAAGGGGCGAAGGTGGTCATCGCCGACGTCAATACGGAGGCGGGTCAGGCAACCGAGCGGGAATTACGCGATCATGGATTCGAGGTTTTTTTCATCCGCTGTGATGTATCCAATGAAGAGGACGTGAAGGCTATGATCCAGAAAACCATCGAGCGTTACGGAGCCCTTCACATCCTGGTCAACAACGCCGGGATCGGGGTCTATAAAAGCATCACTGAAGCAACGCGAGAGGAATTCGAGCGCTGTCTCGCTGTGAACCTGATAGGTCCTTTCCTGTGCTCTAAATATGCCATTCCGCATATCAAGGCTTCTGGCGGTGGGAGCATCATCAATATCGCTTCCGTCCATGCTGTTCAAAATGTTGGGGGAACGGCGCCTTATGCTGCCTCCAAGGGTGGATTGGCGGCCTTGACGCGAGCCGCGGCGATCGATGTGGCTCGAGACAATATCCGGGTGAACGCCATATGTCCGGGCTGGATCGACACTCCCCTGGTACGGGGGATCTTCGCCTCCTCCCCAGATCCAGAGGGGATGCGCCGTCAGGTGGAGCGTCGTCAGCTGCTGGGCCGCCTGGGGACGCCGGAGGATGTAGGCTATGCAGCGCTTTTCCTGGCCAGCGATGAGTCATCGTATATCACCGGCTCCCTGCTTTTCGTGGATGCTGGGATGACAGCCCAGCTGGAGACGTGGTAG
- a CDS encoding sugar kinase, with product MPDVVTIGETLLRLTAPPGFGLEQTEILRLEVAGAESNVAIGLSRLGISSGWISRLVNNPLGRRIVNKIREHGVDVSRVIWTSEGRVGLYYLELGQPPRPYQVIYDRAGSAFSQIDPEEVDWDYVHQARLIHLTGITPGLGSNCYRLICRAIREAQSAGLKISFDVNYRSKLWSPEDARQAIQPFLPAIDVLFCTLQEARQVLGWSGDPETMLREAAQRYPGMTIVLTLEEGGALLWYEGEIYKQPGYPLEPLDRVGAGDAMVAGFLTGFLQEDPLRGLAYGVAYAALKHTFIGDIAWCNRSDLEQLIRNQQTRWR from the coding sequence ATGCCCGATGTCGTGACCATTGGTGAGACATTGCTGCGTTTGACCGCACCGCCCGGGTTCGGCCTGGAGCAAACTGAGATCCTCCGTCTGGAGGTTGCAGGGGCGGAATCGAATGTAGCTATTGGCCTCTCACGACTGGGGATTTCCAGCGGCTGGATTTCACGTCTGGTGAACAATCCCCTGGGACGGCGCATTGTGAATAAGATCCGCGAACATGGTGTGGATGTCTCGCGGGTGATCTGGACCTCCGAAGGTCGGGTGGGATTGTATTATCTCGAGCTTGGGCAACCTCCTCGCCCCTATCAGGTGATTTACGATCGGGCCGGTTCAGCCTTCTCTCAGATCGACCCTGAAGAGGTGGATTGGGATTATGTCCATCAAGCCCGGCTGATTCACCTCACTGGGATCACTCCCGGCTTAGGCTCGAATTGCTATCGCCTGATCTGCCGGGCAATTCGAGAGGCCCAATCTGCAGGCCTGAAGATCTCCTTCGATGTGAATTATCGCTCCAAATTATGGTCCCCTGAGGATGCTCGCCAGGCTATCCAGCCCTTCCTTCCTGCTATTGATGTGCTGTTTTGCACTCTGCAGGAGGCCAGGCAGGTTCTCGGATGGAGCGGGGATCCGGAAACCATGTTGCGTGAGGCGGCCCAGCGCTATCCAGGGATGACCATCGTGCTCACCCTGGAAGAGGGCGGAGCTCTTCTCTGGTATGAAGGCGAGATCTACAAACAACCGGGCTACCCTCTTGAGCCCCTTGATCGGGTGGGCGCCGGAGATGCCATGGTGGCAGGCTTCCTCACCGGGTTCCTCCAGGAAGATCCCTTACGTGGATTGGCCTACGGCGTGGCCTATGCAGCCCTGAAACACACTTTCATTGGCGATATCGCTTGGTGCAATCGATCAGACCTGGAGCAGCTGATTCGCAATCAGCAGACTCGCTGGCGTTAA
- a CDS encoding bifunctional 4-hydroxy-2-oxoglutarate aldolase/2-dehydro-3-deoxy-phosphogluconate aldolase: MEPIQAIRESRALIIIRGDFGDRLEDITRILVEEGFLAIEVAMNSPHASEQIARITRAFKDRAAIGAGTVLSIDEARRALKAGASFIVSPHTDESLLAFCRESGIPVIPGAFTPSEIWRAWQRGAAMVKIFPAMPGGPEYLRNLRGPFPDIPFLPTGGVTIENAAVFLRAGAIAVGVGSALVGSYVMASGGLVQLREACRRLSRSLRELQV; encoded by the coding sequence ATGGAGCCCATTCAGGCGATCCGGGAAAGCCGGGCCCTGATCATCATTCGGGGAGACTTTGGAGATCGGCTCGAGGATATCACGCGGATTCTGGTGGAGGAAGGTTTTCTGGCCATCGAAGTGGCCATGAACTCCCCTCACGCTTCAGAACAGATCGCCCGGATCACGCGGGCCTTCAAAGATCGCGCCGCTATCGGTGCTGGAACAGTCCTTTCCATCGATGAGGCGCGACGCGCGTTGAAAGCTGGTGCCAGTTTCATTGTCAGCCCTCACACGGACGAGTCCCTTCTCGCTTTCTGTCGGGAGAGCGGGATCCCTGTGATTCCCGGGGCCTTTACCCCATCAGAAATCTGGCGGGCATGGCAGAGGGGTGCCGCGATGGTGAAGATCTTCCCCGCCATGCCCGGTGGTCCTGAGTATCTGCGAAACCTGCGTGGGCCTTTTCCGGACATTCCATTCCTCCCAACCGGTGGAGTCACCATTGAGAACGCCGCAGTGTTCCTCCGCGCAGGGGCGATCGCCGTAGGTGTCGGGAGCGCACTGGTGGGCTCTTATGTGATGGCCTCAGGGGGTCTGGTCCAGCTCCGGGAAGCCTGTCGCCGGCTTTCCCGTTCTCTGCGTGAACTTCAGGTTTGA
- a CDS encoding Xaa-Pro peptidase family protein, producing MIDTARRERLLGLMQEEGYDALICRLPEHVVYLTNYWPHHGFSIALITRDGYVGLLVPEIELDYTDPEWAEVVPFGWGLLKDPDLYVSYREHLSRFRDRLGLHRSLIGIERSTEVVAPTYRHAEPVVPAAPWHHLLGEVFPNATLKGADDLLARSRAVKTSYEIERIRLANEVAALGLARLKELALPGQTEAQVGAAIEAEIRARGAGYRGARLVRASAEVSAGPEGSYRGYLLVPSTSRVIQEGDLVMVELATVVDGYWSDLTRVVVAGDPNPRQREVYNLVQQAQQAAIQAMRPGVPAEAVDAAARRVLEEAGYGAYFNHITGHGVGYRYHEFIPFLAPGVQTSLEAGMVCTVEPGVYIPGFGGIRIEDNVAVTSEGPQILSTADRGL from the coding sequence ATGATCGATACCGCTCGCCGGGAGCGCTTGCTGGGGCTGATGCAAGAGGAAGGCTATGATGCCCTGATCTGTCGTTTGCCGGAGCATGTGGTCTACCTGACCAACTACTGGCCCCATCATGGATTCTCCATTGCTCTGATCACCCGTGATGGCTATGTGGGTCTTCTCGTCCCCGAGATCGAGCTGGACTACACTGATCCGGAGTGGGCGGAAGTGGTCCCCTTCGGTTGGGGACTCCTCAAGGATCCGGATCTCTATGTCTCCTATCGCGAGCACCTGTCCAGGTTCCGAGATCGCCTGGGATTGCATCGATCCCTCATTGGGATAGAACGCTCCACCGAGGTGGTCGCTCCAACGTATCGCCACGCAGAACCGGTGGTCCCTGCCGCTCCCTGGCATCATCTGCTTGGTGAGGTATTTCCCAACGCCACCCTGAAAGGGGCGGACGATCTGCTTGCGCGATCTCGCGCCGTCAAGACCTCTTACGAGATCGAACGGATCCGCCTTGCCAATGAGGTTGCCGCGCTCGGCCTTGCGCGGCTCAAAGAGCTGGCCCTCCCGGGCCAGACTGAAGCTCAGGTTGGCGCGGCGATTGAAGCGGAGATCCGGGCGCGAGGAGCAGGTTATCGAGGAGCGCGCCTGGTCCGTGCTTCCGCGGAGGTCAGCGCGGGCCCGGAGGGAAGCTACAGGGGCTACCTGCTGGTCCCCTCGACTTCGCGGGTTATCCAGGAGGGCGATCTGGTAATGGTGGAGCTGGCGACTGTGGTAGATGGCTACTGGTCCGACCTCACCCGGGTTGTAGTGGCCGGCGACCCCAATCCTCGACAGCGGGAAGTTTATAACCTGGTCCAGCAGGCTCAGCAGGCAGCCATTCAGGCAATGCGTCCCGGAGTGCCGGCGGAAGCAGTTGATGCGGCAGCCCGCAGGGTGCTTGAAGAGGCAGGATACGGGGCATATTTCAACCATATCACGGGGCATGGTGTGGGCTATCGCTATCACGAGTTCATCCCCTTCTTGGCCCCGGGCGTTCAGACATCACTGGAGGCCGGAATGGTATGCACGGTTGAGCCGGGCGTCTATATCCCTGGATTCGGTGGGATCCGCATTGAAGACAATGTGGCAGTGACCTCCGAAGGGCCCCAGATCCTCTCCACTGCAGATCGTGGACTGTAG
- a CDS encoding ABC transporter ATP-binding protein, which translates to MASIEVRQLHKRYGRITALQGLDFFAEDGEFFCLLGAPGAGKTTTFRIIAGLERPDMGEVWIGGELMNLIPAQRRDVAMVFEDVALYPHMSAFDNIAHPLRLRRLPEGEIRRRVGEIAELLRISHLLHRLPHTYSGGERRRVAIARAMVRRPRVLLLDQAFTDLDAKIRQEMAAELKRLQRETGQTMIYATHDFEEAVAMADRILVIREGRGVQVDEPQVLYDRPATAFVASFLGSPGMNLLRCQAIPEPEGTRFIHADFTLLSPVQLGEKREVLLGIRPEHLQILLSRAPGSVEAEVEIIQPLGLERIIDLRAGPFVLKAIASIDLPLQLRQRVWLLWPPEHLFVFDAATEERIYPK; encoded by the coding sequence ATGGCTTCCATCGAAGTCCGCCAGCTCCATAAGCGTTATGGACGGATCACGGCCCTTCAGGGCCTGGATTTCTTTGCGGAAGATGGGGAATTCTTCTGCCTGCTGGGAGCTCCAGGGGCAGGGAAAACCACCACGTTCCGGATCATCGCCGGCCTGGAGAGGCCCGATATGGGGGAGGTCTGGATCGGTGGAGAGCTGATGAACTTAATACCTGCCCAGCGACGGGATGTGGCGATGGTCTTCGAGGATGTCGCGCTTTACCCGCACATGTCGGCGTTTGATAACATCGCCCATCCCCTGCGCCTGCGCCGGCTCCCGGAAGGAGAGATCCGTCGGCGGGTTGGCGAGATCGCTGAATTGCTGCGGATCTCTCACTTGCTTCATCGCCTGCCCCATACCTACAGCGGCGGTGAGCGCCGTCGGGTCGCCATCGCCCGGGCGATGGTCCGTCGGCCTCGCGTTCTGCTCCTGGATCAGGCGTTCACGGATCTAGACGCGAAGATCCGTCAGGAGATGGCCGCGGAGCTTAAGCGTCTCCAGCGGGAGACGGGCCAGACCATGATTTATGCCACCCATGATTTCGAAGAGGCAGTGGCTATGGCGGACCGTATTCTGGTGATACGGGAGGGGCGCGGGGTGCAGGTCGACGAGCCCCAGGTTCTTTATGACCGGCCCGCAACTGCCTTCGTGGCCAGTTTTCTGGGAAGCCCGGGGATGAATCTGCTGCGCTGTCAGGCGATCCCAGAGCCGGAAGGCACCCGCTTCATCCACGCGGATTTCACGCTCCTCTCCCCTGTTCAGCTTGGAGAAAAACGAGAGGTTCTTCTGGGAATCCGTCCCGAGCATCTCCAGATCCTCCTGAGCCGGGCTCCCGGATCCGTAGAGGCCGAGGTTGAAATCATTCAGCCTTTGGGTCTGGAGCGCATTATCGATCTCCGGGCTGGTCCCTTCGTATTGAAAGCGATTGCCTCCATTGATCTACCTTTGCAACTGCGCCAGCGGGTATGGCTGCTATGGCCCCCAGAGCACCTCTTTGTTTTCGATGCTGCAACGGAGGAACGGATCTATCCGAAATGA
- a CDS encoding ABC transporter ATP-binding protein, with the protein MAYKEQNLIRLEGITKEFNGTIAVQDMNLEVQEGEFLCFLGPSGCGKTTTLRMIAGLERPTRGEIYLRGQRITDWPPQRRNIGFMFQNYALFQHMSVYDNLAFGLRVRRVPPAEIERRVRAVAQALELETVLNLRASRLDLSTMQRVALARILVIEPQVLLLDEPLNNFRPGLRELMRAELKRWQYQFGRTMVYVTHDQEEALTLGDRVVVMNAGRIEQVGTPDEVYWRPATLFVASFIGRPPMNLISVEYRISEGHALLSSLDFELRVDERRGIIEASRSLPHLILGIRPEQLQISDPQAPSPGDLVRIPVKVDLIRPLGRKLILDLKTRSGLLIQMVTPSTRRFTVGDDLEIVFHPHQALLFDPQTGQGLY; encoded by the coding sequence ATGGCCTACAAAGAGCAGAACTTGATCCGGCTGGAAGGGATCACCAAAGAATTCAACGGAACCATCGCGGTCCAGGATATGAATCTGGAGGTCCAGGAAGGTGAGTTCCTGTGCTTCCTGGGGCCCTCTGGATGCGGGAAGACGACCACACTGCGGATGATCGCAGGCCTGGAGCGGCCAACGCGTGGGGAAATCTATCTTCGAGGTCAGCGTATCACCGATTGGCCGCCTCAACGACGCAACATCGGCTTTATGTTCCAGAACTATGCGCTGTTTCAGCACATGTCCGTTTATGACAACCTGGCCTTCGGCCTGCGGGTTCGGCGCGTCCCCCCGGCCGAGATCGAACGTCGCGTGCGAGCGGTGGCTCAGGCGCTCGAGCTGGAAACGGTGCTGAATCTTCGGGCTTCCCGACTGGATCTGAGCACCATGCAGCGGGTCGCTCTGGCCCGTATCCTGGTGATTGAGCCCCAGGTGCTGCTTCTGGATGAGCCTCTCAACAACTTCCGACCCGGGCTGCGGGAGTTGATGCGAGCCGAGCTGAAGCGCTGGCAGTATCAATTTGGTCGTACGATGGTCTACGTGACTCACGATCAGGAGGAAGCCCTGACGCTGGGAGACCGGGTGGTTGTGATGAACGCGGGACGCATAGAGCAGGTTGGAACCCCCGATGAGGTTTACTGGCGCCCTGCGACGCTCTTTGTGGCCAGTTTTATCGGCCGGCCGCCGATGAATCTGATCTCCGTCGAATATCGGATCTCCGAAGGGCATGCTTTGCTGAGCTCTCTGGATTTCGAACTGCGGGTGGATGAACGCCGGGGGATTATCGAAGCGAGCCGTTCCCTTCCCCATCTGATTCTGGGGATCCGCCCTGAGCAGTTGCAGATTTCTGATCCGCAGGCACCTTCCCCTGGGGATCTCGTTCGAATTCCGGTGAAGGTCGATCTGATTCGGCCGCTGGGCCGAAAGTTAATCCTGGATCTAAAAACCCGCAGCGGGCTCCTGATTCAGATGGTCACGCCGAGCACGCGACGCTTCACTGTGGGAGATGACCTGGAAATCGTTTTCCATCCGCACCAGGCCTTACTGTTCGACCCACAAACCGGTCAAGGGCTCTACTGA
- a CDS encoding carbohydrate ABC transporter permease, with translation MPGRAWTSGLTRWGVVLIVILITLAPVVWVLSLSFKPPQEWLAYPPTLIPRQPTLENYLVLFWPGNPVGVVSEMVRTAEPVTRAFINSLIIVPISTALSIVIGFLAAYGISRFGAGGNFLPFSVLTTRMFPPIAFAVPLLVYYRSLGLIDTHLGLILMYTTFTLAFSLWMIKGFIDGIPRHIEEAAILDGASRWRVMFTITLPLIRGGLAAAALFVFIMNWTEFLFALIFTSRFAVTLPVQVSRYAGAVGRYYGPQAALGIVASIPVLIAGYLIQRYLVRAFTFGLVK, from the coding sequence ATGCCGGGGCGTGCATGGACTTCCGGACTCACTCGCTGGGGGGTTGTACTGATCGTGATCCTGATCACGTTGGCCCCCGTAGTCTGGGTGCTCTCCCTTTCCTTTAAGCCACCCCAGGAATGGCTGGCGTACCCACCTACCCTGATCCCCCGACAACCTACCCTGGAAAATTATCTGGTTCTGTTCTGGCCCGGGAATCCCGTGGGCGTGGTCAGCGAGATGGTCCGCACCGCGGAACCAGTCACACGGGCCTTTATAAACAGCCTGATCATTGTTCCCATCTCCACAGCGCTTTCTATCGTTATCGGATTCCTGGCCGCCTATGGGATCTCCCGCTTCGGGGCTGGAGGGAATTTCCTGCCGTTCTCCGTTTTGACCACGCGAATGTTCCCGCCCATCGCCTTCGCAGTCCCTTTGCTGGTCTACTACCGATCTCTGGGGCTGATCGACACCCATCTGGGCCTGATCCTGATGTATACGACTTTCACCCTGGCCTTCTCACTCTGGATGATCAAAGGTTTTATTGACGGGATCCCTCGCCATATCGAGGAGGCCGCCATCCTGGATGGAGCCTCCCGCTGGCGTGTCATGTTCACGATTACCCTGCCCTTAATTCGAGGAGGCCTGGCTGCCGCTGCACTCTTTGTGTTCATTATGAACTGGACAGAATTTCTCTTCGCCCTGATTTTCACCTCCCGTTTCGCGGTCACCCTGCCGGTTCAGGTGAGTCGATATGCAGGGGCTGTCGGGCGATATTATGGCCCGCAGGCTGCCCTGGGTATTGTCGCCTCCATCCCGGTCCTGATCGCCGGCTATCTGATCCAGCGCTATCTCGTTCGGGCCTTCACCTTTGGACTGGTTAAGTAG
- a CDS encoding sugar ABC transporter permease, which translates to MGQLLILPMQLLIWFVLIVPMLIVIYLSLVSWQPIMGVDWWQAPFAGLSNYVQALQDQRFLTALGRTMGLVLVAVSLEFLLGLALALFFHQEEFSGKRIVASILLYPMMLPWVVVGLCFYLLFLDKGPVNYILISLFGPDASVQWYQNPLLALMTIALADIWQWTPFMFLVIYSGLGALPPEPVEAAMTLGASRWEIFRYIVFPMLKPVMLIALIIRALEAFKIFDLVYIMTGGGPGTSTESLSLYLYRTGFIYGQLSYAAAMALLVLILIALVARLAVRPLEREL; encoded by the coding sequence ATGGGGCAACTGTTGATCCTTCCCATGCAGTTGCTGATCTGGTTTGTCCTGATCGTTCCCATGCTCATTGTGATTTATCTGAGCCTGGTTTCCTGGCAGCCGATTATGGGGGTGGACTGGTGGCAGGCACCGTTCGCGGGTCTGAGCAACTATGTGCAAGCCCTTCAGGATCAGCGCTTCCTGACTGCCCTGGGCCGAACCATGGGCCTGGTCCTGGTCGCCGTCAGCCTGGAGTTCCTCCTTGGGCTGGCGCTAGCGCTCTTCTTTCACCAGGAGGAATTTTCTGGAAAACGGATCGTCGCCTCCATCCTTCTTTACCCCATGATGCTTCCATGGGTGGTGGTAGGGCTTTGTTTTTACCTGCTTTTCCTGGATAAAGGCCCGGTCAACTATATTCTGATCAGCCTTTTTGGGCCCGATGCATCCGTGCAATGGTATCAAAATCCCCTCCTAGCTCTCATGACCATCGCTCTGGCGGATATCTGGCAATGGACTCCCTTCATGTTTCTGGTCATCTACTCCGGCTTGGGCGCTCTCCCTCCTGAGCCCGTTGAGGCAGCCATGACGCTGGGGGCCAGCCGGTGGGAGATTTTCCGCTACATTGTTTTCCCCATGCTGAAGCCTGTGATGCTGATCGCCCTGATTATTCGCGCCCTGGAGGCTTTCAAGATCTTCGATCTGGTTTACATCATGACCGGCGGCGGGCCGGGGACCTCGACCGAGAGCCTTTCGCTGTATCTCTATCGAACCGGATTTATTTACGGGCAGCTTTCTTATGCAGCTGCGATGGCCCTTCTGGTGCTGATTCTGATCGCCCTGGTGGCCCGTCTGGCCGTCCGGCCGCTGGAACGTGAATTGTAA
- a CDS encoding ABC transporter substrate-binding protein: MANKKKGYGKLTRREFLKAAGLAAAGGLLSTCAPAPTPTPRTPATPAPGTPVPRVEGATPEERALNGIKALKAAGKIKNGDTFVILHHSGQRNNIVPALEEWNRLTGLNFVSAEEGLEANIYTKVMNEAVTRTGSYDIFLTFVNWIADMAEAGLIVDQTEWWEKYDPEVDHGPNAYVSPIDRFTSLYKGRRYAMGADNDTFSMFYRKDLMENPDEQKRFEDKFGRKLEVPRTWEEFDQWVAFFDRPDQGIRGVHMYAERYFAYTGWAARFISRGGAYFDDNMDPLITSEEGVTALEEMVRLIQNHAWPDAVTGDWSVAYTRFPEGSVFCAWAWPSLGKWAQDPKTSKIVGKVGAMEIPGTMHDGELIRAVPHVVGWSFSISRYSKSPEACYCFIQWFCGPKTGLDAIARVGTLDIFRQSWFNEPKMKEAYGADFLPVLLANSKNAFPDISLRGANEYLDKLNLHLQQAFAGQKKPEQALKDAADEWQKITDRLGRLSQIEAWRQERKNYPEPIQRLWRKKGLFKD, translated from the coding sequence ATGGCGAACAAGAAGAAGGGATACGGGAAGCTGACGCGCCGCGAGTTTCTGAAGGCCGCCGGGCTCGCGGCGGCTGGAGGGCTGTTGAGCACCTGTGCGCCGGCCCCTACCCCGACCCCTAGGACACCGGCTACTCCTGCGCCAGGCACGCCCGTGCCCCGTGTAGAGGGTGCCACTCCCGAGGAGCGGGCCCTCAACGGAATCAAGGCGTTGAAGGCAGCCGGGAAGATCAAGAATGGCGATACATTCGTCATCCTCCACCACTCCGGCCAGCGCAACAACATCGTTCCTGCCCTTGAGGAATGGAACCGGCTCACCGGTCTGAATTTCGTGAGCGCGGAGGAAGGCCTTGAGGCCAACATCTACACCAAGGTGATGAACGAGGCCGTTACCCGCACCGGGAGCTATGACATCTTCCTGACCTTTGTAAACTGGATCGCCGACATGGCCGAGGCCGGTCTGATCGTCGATCAAACCGAGTGGTGGGAGAAATATGACCCTGAAGTCGATCACGGCCCGAACGCCTATGTCTCTCCAATTGATCGTTTCACCTCTCTGTATAAGGGCCGTCGCTACGCGATGGGAGCAGATAACGACACCTTCTCTATGTTCTATCGAAAGGATCTGATGGAGAACCCCGATGAGCAGAAGCGTTTTGAGGATAAGTTCGGGCGTAAACTGGAGGTTCCCAGGACATGGGAGGAGTTCGATCAGTGGGTGGCCTTCTTCGACCGACCGGATCAGGGCATCCGGGGCGTTCATATGTATGCGGAACGTTACTTTGCTTACACTGGATGGGCGGCCCGTTTCATCTCCCGCGGTGGGGCCTATTTCGATGACAACATGGATCCCCTGATCACCTCTGAGGAAGGCGTCACCGCGTTGGAGGAGATGGTGCGCCTGATTCAAAACCATGCCTGGCCGGATGCGGTGACCGGGGACTGGTCGGTGGCTTACACCCGCTTCCCGGAGGGCTCGGTTTTCTGCGCCTGGGCATGGCCCTCTCTTGGCAAGTGGGCGCAGGACCCCAAGACTTCAAAGATTGTCGGCAAGGTCGGCGCAATGGAGATCCCCGGAACGATGCATGATGGCGAGCTGATCCGCGCCGTGCCGCACGTCGTCGGATGGAGCTTCAGTATCTCCCGTTACAGCAAATCGCCTGAAGCTTGCTATTGCTTCATTCAGTGGTTCTGCGGACCCAAGACCGGCCTGGACGCCATCGCCCGCGTAGGGACGCTGGATATCTTCCGACAGAGCTGGTTCAATGAGCCCAAGATGAAGGAGGCTTATGGCGCGGACTTCCTGCCGGTCCTGCTGGCCAACTCCAAGAATGCTTTCCCGGATATCTCCCTGCGTGGCGCCAACGAGTATCTGGACAAACTGAACCTGCATCTCCAGCAGGCCTTCGCTGGCCAGAAGAAGCCGGAGCAGGCGCTGAAGGACGCGGCCGACGAATGGCAGAAGATCACGGACCGCTTGGGCCGGCTCAGCCAGATCGAAGCCTGGCGGCAGGAGCGGAAGAATTATCCCGAGCCGATCCAGCGGCTCTGGCGGAAGAAGGGCCTCTTCAAGGATTGA
- a CDS encoding RraA family protein — translation MRRRIQAMPQRPSPELLNGFRELLKIYSPSCVVADSIERDGVMHSSLKPVFPCRFVGPALTVKLFPGDLVDCLDALTVAQEGDVIVVSAGGETETSVWGGLMAGLCKQKGVAGAVVDGAIRDIDEIRDLGFPIFSRAVVPRSTHSPYSGRLEPIEVNVPIVCGNVLVRPGDLILADEIGVVAIPLEEAWEVLQRARQQAEKEEATRQWIRAGRTVEEILQAFGRL, via the coding sequence ATGCGCAGGCGGATCCAGGCGATGCCGCAGCGGCCATCCCCTGAACTCCTGAACGGCTTCCGGGAGTTGTTGAAGATCTACAGCCCCTCCTGTGTGGTGGCGGATTCGATAGAGCGGGATGGGGTAATGCATTCCAGCCTGAAACCGGTCTTTCCCTGCCGTTTCGTCGGTCCTGCGCTGACGGTGAAACTCTTCCCAGGGGATCTGGTGGATTGCCTGGATGCCCTGACGGTGGCCCAGGAGGGGGATGTCATCGTGGTGAGCGCCGGGGGGGAGACGGAGACCTCAGTTTGGGGCGGCCTGATGGCTGGCCTCTGCAAGCAGAAGGGCGTGGCTGGAGCCGTTGTGGATGGAGCGATCCGGGACATCGATGAGATCCGCGACCTGGGATTCCCCATATTCTCCCGCGCTGTGGTTCCTCGTTCCACTCACTCTCCTTACTCGGGCCGTCTGGAACCGATCGAGGTGAATGTTCCGATTGTCTGTGGCAATGTTCTGGTTCGCCCGGGAGATCTCATCCTTGCGGATGAGATCGGGGTGGTGGCCATCCCGCTCGAAGAGGCCTGGGAGGTTCTGCAACGGGCCCGACAGCAAGCGGAAAAGGAAGAGGCCACTCGTCAATGGATCCGCGCCGGCAGGACGGTGGAAGAAATCCTTCAAGCGTTCGGCCGCCTTTAG